In a single window of the Cucumis melo cultivar AY chromosome 11, USDA_Cmelo_AY_1.0, whole genome shotgun sequence genome:
- the LOC103496017 gene encoding protein NUCLEAR FUSION DEFECTIVE 6, mitochondrial-like isoform X3: MASIGARSAFRSFSGSARRAAAHIGSQPKPSSTSPFRMATNKPLSHPTFRCAPVMSFCLESMMPFHSVSSSALMTSMLSISRHSCGWLPEGR; encoded by the exons ATGGCCTCAATTGGTGCTCGGTCTGCTTTCCGGTCATTCTCTGGTTCGGCACGCCGTGCTGCTGCTCACATCGGTTCTCAACCCAAGCCCTCATCAACCTCTCCCTTTCGCATGGCAACTAACAAACCCCTCTCTCATCCTACTTTCAG GTGTGCGCCTGTGATGAGCTTCTGTTTGGAGTCAATGATGCCATTTCACTCTGTGTCGTCCTCAGCTTTAATGACTTCCATGCTCTCTATCTCGCGCCATAGCTGCGGTTGGCTCCCCGAAG GGCGGTGA
- the LOC103496017 gene encoding protein NUCLEAR FUSION DEFECTIVE 6, mitochondrial-like isoform X2 — MASIGARSAFRSFSGSARRAAAHIGSQPKPSSTSPFRMATNKPLSHPTFRCAPVMSFCLESMMPFHSVSSSALMTSMLSISRHSCGWLPEACNDDK; from the exons ATGGCCTCAATTGGTGCTCGGTCTGCTTTCCGGTCATTCTCTGGTTCGGCACGCCGTGCTGCTGCTCACATCGGTTCTCAACCCAAGCCCTCATCAACCTCTCCCTTTCGCATGGCAACTAACAAACCCCTCTCTCATCCTACTTTCAG GTGTGCGCCTGTGATGAGCTTCTGTTTGGAGTCAATGATGCCATTTCACTCTGTGTCGTCCTCAGCTTTAATGACTTCCATGCTCTCTATCTCGCGCCATAGCTGCGGTTGGCTCCCCGAAG CATGCAATGATGATAAGTGA
- the LOC103496017 gene encoding protein NUCLEAR FUSION DEFECTIVE 6, mitochondrial-like isoform X1, with protein sequence MASIGARSAFRSFSGSARRAAAHIGSQPKPSSTSPFRMATNKPLSHPTFRCAPVMSFCLESMMPFHSVSSSALMTSMLSISRHSCGWLPEGKDKTR encoded by the exons ATGGCCTCAATTGGTGCTCGGTCTGCTTTCCGGTCATTCTCTGGTTCGGCACGCCGTGCTGCTGCTCACATCGGTTCTCAACCCAAGCCCTCATCAACCTCTCCCTTTCGCATGGCAACTAACAAACCCCTCTCTCATCCTACTTTCAG GTGTGCGCCTGTGATGAGCTTCTGTTTGGAGTCAATGATGCCATTTCACTCTGTGTCGTCCTCAGCTTTAATGACTTCCATGCTCTCTATCTCGCGCCATAGCTGCGGTTGGCTCCCCGAAG GCAAAGACAAGACTAGATGA
- the LOC103496017 gene encoding protein NUCLEAR FUSION DEFECTIVE 6, mitochondrial-like isoform X4: MASIGARSAFRSFSGSARRAAAHIGSQPKPSSTSPFRMATNKPLSHPTFRCAPVMSFCLESMMPFHSVSSSALMTSMLSISRHSCGWLPEGS; encoded by the exons ATGGCCTCAATTGGTGCTCGGTCTGCTTTCCGGTCATTCTCTGGTTCGGCACGCCGTGCTGCTGCTCACATCGGTTCTCAACCCAAGCCCTCATCAACCTCTCCCTTTCGCATGGCAACTAACAAACCCCTCTCTCATCCTACTTTCAG GTGTGCGCCTGTGATGAGCTTCTGTTTGGAGTCAATGATGCCATTTCACTCTGTGTCGTCCTCAGCTTTAATGACTTCCATGCTCTCTATCTCGCGCCATAGCTGCGGTTGGCTCCCCGAAG GTAGCTAG